gctaatgacaataaagttgaatctaatctaatcatctAATCTAAGATAGGGCCTTGGCAGAGTCATGAACTCTTCAACCACCCTTCTAGTTTAGTCTTTGGTTCACACGCTCTTACAGCACGCTCATGaaattttttctttctgattcACTTCACAGAATACCGTACGGACCTCACCTCATCCCTGCCCACTTGTGTCGGGACCTGGAAACAGCCAAGACCTGCGACTGCGGCCGCGTCTGCATCAACTTCTACATCAAGACGGCCGTCAGCATGAACCTGCACCAAGTCTCTCACACGGTCGTCCTGGTGGATGACATGGGAGGCACAGATGCTCCGGTGCAGCAGCACTTCTGCTCGCTCTCCTGCTACTCTGAATTTTTGGACAGCTCCCTCCAAAGAGGAATAAGATGAGCAGGAACAAACTGTGGTTTCCCCGAAAAACCTGTAAACAGCTGGATCCTGCATTGGATACCTTGAAGCTATCTGTTGAGACACTGACAAGAAATATCTGCAGTAGTAAATAGCTCAGTGGTAGTTTTCTTCTAATGACTTTTAATAAAAGGACAATGTCGGCTctagctgtgtcccaattccgGGGCCGTCTCCTTCAGAGGATCTGGTTTGTGTGGCACAGGAAGGCTGAGCCAAAAGGATGTGGTCTACGGAGGAAGCCTGATACTTGGTGGTGCCATTACCCCATTGAAGTTTGTCACTATCCTAGAAAAGGTTCTCCCTTCGATGGTCGGTGATGAAAGGACGCATTTGAAAGAGCCGTCGAAGTTGGACAGCATAGTCGCACCACTGTGACACAGTCAGTCTTCAAGTGCAGcttctgaaggatgcagcccctgaatttgAGACACAGCTTCTGTTTTTAAAAGCGCTTCAAGCTGCCTGTTTTACACTCACGTTCAAGTTGTACTGCACCAACCACATATCAAGGATGACCATCGAGACAAGCATAAGCTGCACTCCTGTATCTGCTGGTCCCTCACTGTATGTCATGATAGTGAGGTAACACTGAGACTAAATGATTTTTCTGTTCGTCCTGCCTCTGAGAGCAAAATCCAGGTTACTCCACTGACCTACTTGTCCTCCGCAGGGGAATAGAGACCTCAGATGAATCTCCCGAACTCGGTGCCTCTGGGTTCGTCAGCCTCACTTAAAGGGAGTTGGTTTTTACTGTGCTAATGACCCACaagtttatatacatatataaatctCTATATATATGCACTGTATGACaaagaaagttaaataaaagtaaagcaTTCGCTCTCTTGTCTTTGGTAATTTATTCTGGGATAACGACATTATTTATGCAACGTGTAATTTAATGGGGTGACTGAAAATCACTTGAACAATGTTTTAAGATGAACTGAGATTGTAAACTGCTGTAATAGAGACAAAAAAAGATCTCAGTCCAGCTCATACATCAGGGCGTTATGGAGGATGAACCCAGCAGATGTGGAATGATCACTGTGGACGTTTTCCTTtccatcttcatcaatttcccTCAGTAACGCATGCTGTTCATTGTGCACTGGGGTTTGGAAGATCTGCTCTGTGTCCAGGTCGTCCTGGTCCAGGTCGTCCTGGTCCAGGTTGTCCCTCTCGCTCTGCTCTCCTGAGCCTCCTCTACCCGGCTCTTTTGCTGCTTCTGTTTCAGACACTTTAGTCCCTTGGGAAACGTCCTCTACAACGTCAAGGCCTGAAGTGGTCGTCATGGCTGATAATTCCTCACCGGATGTGTGACTGTGAAACTCAACATCTGCTTCCACCTAACAGAAAGAAAGGTTATATAAAAGGAGAAGGAACTCGGCAGATCAGTTTTACCACACACAAGTAACCTGGGCAGGACTCACCTGAGCATTTTCTTGTAGGTTTTCCTCCATCTTTTCAGTTTCCTCTTGGATCTCTAAAGTTAGATtgacttcttcctcctctctggagTGTTCAGCTGTCAATTTGTCTTCATTcacattttcctgtttctgCTCTTCTgctttgtcctcctctcctctttcctcctccacactttCTTCTTTTCCGTTCTGCTTCTTGCAATTTGCCTCCCTCTCCACACCGCTTCCCTCGTCTTCActctctttcccttctctcttATGTGGTCTCcgttcttcctcctcacctacttcacttctttcctctccctctacaCCACCCTGATCTCCTctcatctgctcctctctgtcctcatcttCACCTCCCCCCTTTGTCTGCTGCTTCTTATCCTCTTCATATACTTTTTCCTGCtttacttcctcctcctcctcaacacatctttgctcctcctcacctttcTCAAtccccctctcctgctccttccctctttcctcctccacactttCTTCTTTTCCGTTCTGCTTCTTGCATTTTGCCTCCCTCTCCACACCGCTTCCCTCGTCTTCACTCTCTTCCCCTTCTCTCTTATGTGGTCTCcgttcttcctcctcacctacttcacttctttcctctccctctacaCCACCCTGATCTCCTctcatctgctcctctctgtcctcatcttCACCTCCCCCCTTTGTCTGCTGCTTCTTATCCTCTTCATCTACTCTTTCCTGCtttacttcctcctcctcaacacAGCTTTGCTCCTCCTCAACTTTCTCAAtccccctctcctgctccttccctctttcctcctccacactttCTTCTTTTCCGTTCTGCTTCTTGCATTTTGCCTCCCTCTCCACACCGCTTCCCTCGTCTTCACTCTCTTCCCCTTCTCTCTTATGTGGTCtctgttcttcctcctcacctacTTCACTTCTTTCATCTCCCTCTACACCACCCTGATCTCCTctcatctgctcctctctgtcctcatcttCACCTCCCCCCTTTGTCTGCTGCTTCTTATCCTCTTCTCTACTCTTTCCTGCTTTacttccttttccttcctcctcctcaacacATCTTTGCTCCTCGTCACctttctcactctccctctcctgctccttccctctctcctcctcgcttTCACTCACATTCCTTTCATCAACACCTTCACCCTGACCGTCAGCATCAGTCACAGCAGGCCATGAAGCATAATCAAACACTTCATTAGAGGGGAGAACAAGCAGTGTGACGGTCAGCTGTCCTCTGTGCTTGTTAAACTTGGCCTCTCCTTTGTCCTCGTCCACAGGGTAGGCCAGAGGCAGCTCGGAGCCTGTACGCCGGGTTCTCGGATTCCAGCAGCAGCCTCTGCTTCATCACCTCAAGGCTGGTGTCTGCGACGGACCTCAGCAGAGGCAGGTCAATGGTGACCACTATCTCTTTGGGCCTGGGGCTCTGAGCTGAGTCTCTGGAGTTCCTGAAGTCCTGCACATCGACAAAATGTCGATACTTTACCGTGTATTTGGGCTGGGTCGGCTCTTTGCTCTGTGAGGCTGGATCTGGAATCTTCCAGGTTCTGCATCGCTGCTGTTTCTTGATGCAGGTGACTCTGAGGTTTGGTTTGCGAGGATGGGGCAGGTCCTTTATCACCAGGGAATGGGAAGGCAAGAGGGTCAGGCTCCACTGAGGGCCCCTCGTCTTTGAATCCAGGAATGGGTTTTCGAATGACACAAGGCTGGGGGGTGCCCTTGTACTTTGTTTTCAACAGTcgcatgttgtttttgtccagaGTGACTTTAAAGGCCTTTTCGATCCCCTGAATGGCTGTGCTGTCCACTATGTCCATGAACCTCTTGTCTTTGCTCGCTATGTGGAGGGTGTCAGGGTGGAAGATGACATCATAGATGGTGATCTGGTTCCCTTTTGAGTCTGTGTCCTGTCTCCCTGGGTGCAGACTGTGGGGCACGGACCAACTCTGCCCCCTGCGGCCATCCTCCGACACAATCTTACACTCGGGTTTTCCAACTTTCTCGTTGGAGCAAATGTTGATGAAACACTTTCGGCTGCCGTCCACACTCGTCTTAAGAGCCTTGAAAGGTTCCGGGTGGATGAAGTCGATGTTGTTTCCTCTCTCACGCTCCAAAAGCGCGATCTCCTCTTCGTACCTCCTCTTGTTC
This Limanda limanda chromosome 12, fLimLim1.1, whole genome shotgun sequence DNA region includes the following protein-coding sequences:
- the dnaaf2 gene encoding LOW QUALITY PROTEIN: protein kintoun (The sequence of the model RefSeq protein was modified relative to this genomic sequence to represent the inferred CDS: deleted 1 base in 1 codon) — translated: MEPGKNLEDLNITADEVDRLRKALKDEKFREMLQDYAEEISNPENKRRYEEEIALLERERGNNIDFIHPEPFKALKTSVDGSRKCFINICSNEKVGKPECKIVSEDGRRGQSWSVPHSLHPGRQDTDSKGNQITIYDVIFHPDTLHIASKDKRFMDIVDSTAIQGIEKAFKVTLDKNNMRLLKTKYKGTPQPCVIRKPIPGFKDEGPSVEPDPLAFPFPGDKGPAPSSQTKPQNPASQSKEPTQPKYTVKYRHFVDVQDFRNSRDSAQSPRPKEIVVTIDLPLLRSVADTSLEVMKQRLLLESENPAYRLELPLAYPVDEDKGEAKFNKHRGQLTVTLLVLPSNEVFDYASWPAVTDADGQGEGVDERNVSESEEERGKEQERESEKGDEEQRCVEEEEGKGSKAGKSREEDKKQQTKGGGEDEDREEQMRGDQGGVEGDERSEVGEEEEQRPHKREGEESEDEGSGVEREAKCKKQNGKEESVEEERGKEQERGIEKVEEEQSCVEEEEVKQERVDEEDKKQQTKGGGEDEDREEQMRGDQGGVEGEERSEVGEEEERRPHKREGEESEDEGSGVEREAKCKKQNGKEESVEEERGKEQERGIEKGEEEQRCVEEEEEVKQEKVYEEDKKQQTKGGGEDEDREEQMRGDQGGVEGEERSEVGEEEERRPHKREGKESEDEGSGVEREANCKKQNGKEESVEEERGEEDKAEEQKQENVNEDKLTAEHSREEEEVNLTLEIQEETEKMEENLQENAQVEADVEFHSHTSGEELSAMTTTSGLDVVEDVSQGTKVSETEAAKEPGRGGSGEQSERDNLDQDDLDQDDLDTEQIFQTPVHNEQHALLREIDEDGKENVHSDHSTSAGFILHNALMYELD